One window from the genome of Bacillus tianshenii encodes:
- a CDS encoding phage holin: protein MSKIDVKSRLRSYPFWVALFSLTGLVLGRFDVIDAGEYQRLVDAILSVLVAGGIVIDPATPGIGDGEKSV, encoded by the coding sequence ATGAGTAAAATCGATGTTAAATCTCGGTTGCGCAGCTATCCTTTTTGGGTAGCTCTTTTTTCTCTTACCGGGTTAGTTCTTGGTAGATTTGATGTTATAGATGCGGGTGAATATCAACGTTTGGTCGATGCAATTTTATCTGTATTAGTAGCTGGAGGTATTGTAATCGACCCGGCTACACCTGGTATTGGGGATGGTGAAAAAAGTGTATAA